The Syngnathus typhle isolate RoL2023-S1 ecotype Sweden linkage group LG14, RoL_Styp_1.0, whole genome shotgun sequence genome segment AAAGTGGAGCTAGGTTTTGATTTGCTGCCGTCGAAAGTGATGTACAAACCCCCCAGCTGTTTCATGTTGACGCCCGGGTCGATGCGACTGGACATCTTTTTCCTGCAACAAAAAGGCGAGGCGACGTCACGGCTCATTTCCTTTGCGCGCTCCGAATCAAACTCAACGAAAAATAATGATGTGACAAATTTATACTGGATGGACACTTTGGAGACCTCTTGTTGACTTTGCCTCTAAAAATTGCTCAAGAAAGAGCGAGTGTGCTACAACTGTGGTGTGGGCTACGAGCCGTGGCCAACTGGACTTTGTTGGTGTTCGTGTGAGCGTCGGAGTGTGAACTGTGGTCTAAAGCAGCTCAATGCCAGTGTTCATTTTGTGGTTGTCTGTACCTCTTCTGCATTACGGCACCTTCAGAGCCACGGCAAGACGTAGCTATATGAATTACAAGGCATGCACTAACCTTTCTAGGTCAAACTACAacagacgagaaaaaaaaacggtgaccTTTGGTGATCTTAGTTAAGTGTCTGCTCGTGTTGTACTCACAGTGAAGGATTCCTGCTGGACAAGAGAAGCGCTTCTTCCCCATAGTCGTCGTCATCCTCATCTGCCTCCTCATCTACAAATTCCTCgtcgtcctcttcctcccctTTCTTGGTGCCCACCACCTCCTCTCTCGTAAGCCGCTCCGTGTAGTAATCTTCATCCACTTCCTGCCCAGGTCGCGTGTCCACCATAAACAGACCGTCGACCGACACGCCcgccgtcttcttcttcttctttttgggtCTCCTGGAAGGGCCTTGTTGCTCTTCTGTGTCCTCGACTTGGTGGTCGAAGATGTCCTCGTCCTCACTGCTCTCCAAGAGActgattttctttgttttctggGAAGCTTTCATGTCCTTGAGCGGTGATTTTTTACACGTCGTCTCCTTTTTGGGCCTCCTGGAAGGGCCTTGTGGCTCTTCTGTGTCCTCGACTTGGTGGGCGAAGATGTCCTCGTCCTCACTGCTCTCCAAGAGACTGATTTTCTTCGTTTTCATGTCCTTGAGCGGTGATTTCTTACACGTCATCTCCTTTTTGGGCTTCCTGGAAGGGCCTTGTTGCTTTTCTGCGTCCTCGACTTGGTGGTCGAAGATGTCCTCGTCCTCACTGCTCTCCAAGAGACTGATTTTCTTCGTTTTCTGGGAAGCTTTCATGTCCTTGAGCGGTGATTTCTTACACGTTGTCCCCTTTTGGGACCTCCTGGAAGGGCCTTGTTGCTTTTCTGCGTCCTCGACTTGGTGGTCGAAGATGTCCTCGTCCTCACGGCTCTCCAAGAGACTGATTTTCTTCGTTTTCTGGGAAGCTTTCATGTTTTTGAGCGGTGATTTCTTAAACTTCGTCTCCTCTTTGGGCCTCCTGGAGGGGCCTTGTTGCTTTTTTGTGTCCTCGACTTTGTGGTCGAAGATGTCCTCGTCCTTCTCGGTCTCCACGAGActgattttcttctttttctgggAAGCTTTCATGTCCTTGAGCGGTGATTTCTTAAAAGTCGTCTCCTTTTTGGGCCTCCTGGAAGGGGCTTGTTGCTCTTCTGTGTCCTCGACTTGGTGGTCGAAGATGTCCTCGTCCTCACTGCTCTCCAAGAGACTGATTTTCTTCGTTTTCTGGGAAGCTTTCCTGTCCTTGAGCGGTGATTTCGGAAACGTCGTCTTCTTTTTGGGCTTCCTGGAAGGGGCTTGTTGCTCTTCTGTGTCCTCGACTTGATGGTCGAAGatgtcctcgtcctcctcgtcctcaCTGCTCTCCAAGAGActgattttctttgttttctggGAAGCTTTCATGTCCTTGAGTGGTGATTTCTTAAACGTCGTCTCGTCAACGACGGTCGCCGTTGTCTCCTTTTCGGGCTTCCTGGAAGGCCCTTGTTGCTCTTCTGTGTCCTCTACTTGGTGGTCGGAGATGTCTTCGTCCTCCTTGTCCTCACTGCTCTCCAATAGACTGATTGTCTTGGTTTTCTTGGAGGCTTTCCTGTCCTTGAGCGGTGATTTCTTAAACGTCGTCTCCTCAACAACGGTCGCCGTCATCTCCTTTTCTGGCTTCCTGGAAGGGCCTTGTTGCTCTTCTGTGTCCTCGACTTTGTGGTCGGAGATGTCCTCGGTCTCCAAGAGACTGATTTTCTTCGTTTTCTGAGAAGCTTTCATGTCCTTGAGTGGTGATTTCTTAGCCGTCGTCTCCTTTTCAAGCTTCCTAGAAGGGCCTTGTTGCTCTTCTGTGTCCTCTACTTGGTGGTCGGAGATGTCTTCGTCCTCCTTGTCTTCACTGCTCTCCAAGAGACTGATTGTCTTGGTTTTCTTGGAAGGCTTCAGGTCCTTGAGCGGTGATTTCTTAAACGTCGTTTCCTCAACGACGGTCGTCGTCGTCTCCTTTTCGGACTTCCTGGAAGGGCCTTGTTGCTCTTTTGTGTCCTCGACTTTCTGGTCGGAGATGTCCTCGGTCTCAAAGAGACtgattttcttcattttctgaGAAGCTTTCATGTCCTTGAGTGGTGATTTCTTAGCCGTCGTCTCCTTTTCGGACTTCCTGGAAGGGCCTTGTTGCTCTTCTGTGTCCTCGAATTGCTGGTCGAAGATGTCCTCGTCGTCCTTGTTCTCACCGCTCTCCAAGAGActgattttctttgttttctggGAAGCTTTCATGTCCTTGAGCGGTGATTTTGTAAACGCCGTCTCCTTTTTGGGCCTCCTGGAAGGGCCCTGTTGCTCTTCTGTGTCCTCGACTTGGTGGTCGAAGATGTCCTCGTCCTCCTTGTTCTCACCGCTCTCCAAGAGACTGATTGTCTTGGTTTTCTTGGAAGCTTTCATGTCTTTGAGCGGTGATTTCTTAAACGTCGTCTCCTCAACGACGGTTGCCGCAATCTCCTCTGGCTTCCCGGAGTGGCCTTGTGTCTCCCCCATGTCCTCTTCTTCTAATTCCATCTCTTCATCATCTCTGCTCGCAACAGGATGGCTTGTTGATGTTTTCTCAGTGGCTTTTGCGTCCTCAAGTTGAGGTTCGTCAGGTGTCACTCGCTCATCGACCGACACCACAGCCTCTTCCGGCTTCCCCTCACAAACATCTTTATCTTCCGTGCTGATCTCCATGACTACCTCCTGACACGTCACCTGCTCTACCTCCATGTCGTCCTCTTGTTCCTGAGTTGTCGACACACTCCCGCACAAAACCCGGTCATCACCAGACATCTCTGTGCGCACGTCATCGTCCTTTTCATCGTCTCCTCCGACATCCTCGCATCTTGCTCCCGAGGGTGAAGACCCCGTTTCCTCTTCCATCTTATCCACCGCCGAGTCGTCTTCATCCTGCTTTTCAGCGGACCGCTCGTGCTGCTGATCTGGAGCCACCACTGCGGCCTCCACAAGAACCTCCTGTTCATTCGGATCTGCCAGTTTGACTTGGTTCACTGCTGCTTCGGTCGACGGCACGCTGACTTGCTTCTCTTCTTCCAGCAACGTACAGTCCGCGTCTTCGGCGACCACTGTGGTCTCCAGCATAGAGTCATGCAGTACGTTTCCCTCTGGGGAGGTCTCCAAGACAACCCACAGACCCTTCATCGGCACATGCTGCTGAGAGCTCACCGAGCCGGCCCTAACCAGAGTAGAATGACCGTCTGTCTGCTCGGAATCCGACTCTGCGTTCTTGGAACTAGAGGAGGGGGTCTTCGCCTGACGCTTAGCATTGATGGTGTAATCAGAGCCAGATTCAAAGCCCTCCGAGTCGCAAGACTTCTCGGCGGCAGTCCGTCTAGTTGTTCTCCGGCTCGGAGTCGACGAGCTTGTGGAGGTTTCGTCTAAGTTCAGGGGAATGGGACCCACCTTTCTTGTTCTTGCACTCCTGCGAATCGTGGATTGAGAAGCTGGAGAGGCTTCGGAAGTGAAGCTGCTCGCATCAGAGAGGTCGAACTCTTTCGCTTTGGCAGAAGATCTGGTGCTTCTCTTTTGACTTCGGGTGACTCTTTGCGACTCGGTCAGCAGTGAAGAGGAGGATTCCGCTTCTTTATCTCCGGTCTTGACTGGATCCACGTTGTGTGCTGCCCTACTTCTCTTGCTTCTGACCGTTTTCTCCACAGTCGGTAAAGAACAGCAAGAGTCCGCATCGGACAATTCATCTTCTGCAAAATTCAAGGTGATGGAAAGCCTTTTGCTCCTTCTGCTGCCCCTAGCCGGAGTTTCACTGTGGGACACAACAGAGCTAAGGGATTCCATCCTCTTGCTTGGACCGCTCCTTCTCGTACTTCGGACATTCTTTGGTGCGCAGGACCCCAGCTCGGATTCTTCTTGACTGGTTTCGCAGGCCGCCCTGTTGTGCGTCACTGGCTGGTCCGCATTGAATGTGACAGAGGAGCACGAGTCCAGGTCGGACACATCTGCTTCGTGGACTGAGCTCACGGGGGTGCAAGGCTGCTCGGGGCTGTGGAGTCTGAAGGCTCGGGAGCATCTTTTCAATGAGGACGTCGGAGAGTCGCTGCTGTCTTCTCTAAGGCGGCTGCTGGTTTTCACTGAGTTTGCCGCTTGTGACGCCCCACTCCTGGTTCTTCTCCCTGTTGATGGAGTCGCCTGTGAGGAAAGGAAGAAAACATCACAGACGGCTCAACCCAATGTGTTTGTATCAGTGTGTTTTAGTGCAGTTCTCGCTAGGCATTGGACAACATTGCAAATGCGTATATCAGCAAATCTCAACCAGTTggtgaattttgtttttaaatttaaatgataCTTTTGGTTGTTTCCTCGGTTATTTACCATTATTATTTCAGTCttgatagatcgatagatcgatagatcgaaagatagatcgatagatagtgCGTCAGATCGGTAGAAACTTTGGTTTATTTACTacttaaaacacacacatgattAATTTTTACGTTTGGACTGAACATCTGGAACTTTTTGTGCCCATTAGACGATTTGAAATTGTTGACGAGTGCCAGCGTGGGCCACGTGAGTTGGACACGCAGATGGTAGATGACCACAACGGAAATTTACAATTTCTCGCTTATGAATAAAATGTGTTGCGCTTTTGGGAGAAAGTTGCAAGTGTATTTACCTGGATGTGGGAGGCTTGCTCAAGATTTGTTTGATTTGGAGAAGACACGCGTACTCCTCTTCTGGTAACCACCATCTTGGACCGGCTTGTCACTTCCGCTTTGGAAATCAGACCAAAGCAATCGATAGACAGAAACGCCACTTGGAGCGCAGATGAcctcgatttatttatttttttaatttattttcaacCTCGACCAAGAAACTTGTTGGATAAATGGGTATATACGACCAAGAAGTATTCAAATGCTTAGAAGTTTAAATGATCAAAACCTGATACAATATATAAATTCAACTTCCAATTATCCTCACAATAGTAAcatctatatttttttcaaataaattacTTAAATTAAAAATTGTAGAGAAGCATCCAATATCTAAAACAATTGAGATCAACGGCAACAATGTTTTATACAGTTTAATAAAGACCATTTTTGACAAACAAATGACAGTATATGGATGTTTCCAGTACAGCAGTGATATTTTCAAGTGATTTACTGGATCAAGCAAGTTTTAACTCATAAATAAAAATGCCTTAGAAAATATATTTCCCTACCTTTAAAGATATTAAAGGGGAAAAACAGATGACATCAATTGCAACCTAATCTCAAAATACAAATTTAATCTCTTAACAAATGAGGTGAATGTTATCCCTGGcaacaaatcaataaatgttGGAGTAAAAAATATCTAGCTGAGCTTCCAATGGTAAAATTGTATCAGAGTTAGTGCATTTTTCTTAAATGAGGAATGCAAATTAGTCTTTACAGAAAATCTTACAATTAAATCTAACCTTCATAATCCATTCCTCTAATAATACAAATTATCAGAAGAACAAAAATCAACAGGTTTTTTGTAC includes the following:
- the dnttip2 gene encoding deoxynucleotidyltransferase terminal-interacting protein 2 — translated: MVVTRRGVRVSSPNQTNLEQASHIQATPSTGRRTRSGASQAANSVKTSSRLREDSSDSPTSSLKRCSRAFRLHSPEQPCTPVSSVHEADVSDLDSCSSVTFNADQPVTHNRAACETSQEESELGSCAPKNVRSTRRSGPSKRMESLSSVVSHSETPARGSRRSKRLSITLNFAEDELSDADSCCSLPTVEKTVRSKRSRAAHNVDPVKTGDKEAESSSSLLTESQRVTRSQKRSTRSSAKAKEFDLSDASSFTSEASPASQSTIRRSARTRKVGPIPLNLDETSTSSSTPSRRTTRRTAAEKSCDSEGFESGSDYTINAKRQAKTPSSSSKNAESDSEQTDGHSTLVRAGSVSSQQHVPMKGLWVVLETSPEGNVLHDSMLETTVVAEDADCTLLEEEKQVSVPSTEAAVNQVKLADPNEQEVLVEAAVVAPDQQHERSAEKQDEDDSAVDKMEEETGSSPSGARCEDVGGDDEKDDDVRTEMSGDDRVLCGSVSTTQEQEDDMEVEQVTCQEVVMEISTEDKDVCEGKPEEAVVSVDERVTPDEPQLEDAKATEKTSTSHPVASRDDEEMELEEEDMGETQGHSGKPEEIAATVVEETTFKKSPLKDMKASKKTKTISLLESGENKEDEDIFDHQVEDTEEQQGPSRRPKKETAFTKSPLKDMKASQKTKKISLLESGENKDDEDIFDQQFEDTEEQQGPSRKSEKETTAKKSPLKDMKASQKMKKISLFETEDISDQKVEDTKEQQGPSRKSEKETTTTVVEETTFKKSPLKDLKPSKKTKTISLLESSEDKEDEDISDHQVEDTEEQQGPSRKLEKETTAKKSPLKDMKASQKTKKISLLETEDISDHKVEDTEEQQGPSRKPEKEMTATVVEETTFKKSPLKDRKASKKTKTISLLESSEDKEDEDISDHQVEDTEEQQGPSRKPEKETTATVVDETTFKKSPLKDMKASQKTKKISLLESSEDEEDEDIFDHQVEDTEEQQAPSRKPKKKTTFPKSPLKDRKASQKTKKISLLESSEDEDIFDHQVEDTEEQQAPSRRPKKETTFKKSPLKDMKASQKKKKISLVETEKDEDIFDHKVEDTKKQQGPSRRPKEETKFKKSPLKNMKASQKTKKISLLESREDEDIFDHQVEDAEKQQGPSRRSQKGTTCKKSPLKDMKASQKTKKISLLESSEDEDIFDHQVEDAEKQQGPSRKPKKEMTCKKSPLKDMKTKKISLLESSEDEDIFAHQVEDTEEPQGPSRRPKKETTCKKSPLKDMKASQKTKKISLLESSEDEDIFDHQVEDTEEQQGPSRRPKKKKKKTAGVSVDGLFMVDTRPGQEVDEDYYTERLTREEVVGTKKGEEEDDEEFVDEEADEDDDDYGEEALLLSSRNPSLKKMSSRIDPGVNMKQLGGLYITFDGSKSKPSSTLLSQHKKDQDELIKKSVIGSDFEKKEAVPPYTESKKALKLKRRVEREKTTGDAWFNMKAPELTQELKGDLKLLKMRGSMDPKRFYKKNDRDGFPKYFQVATVEDSAIDFYHSRIPKKQRKRTMVEELLADAEFRSNNKKRYQSIVAEKAAQASGKNKKFKKNTFHKKSQKVTK